A stretch of DNA from Pan troglodytes isolate AG18354 chromosome 21, NHGRI_mPanTro3-v2.0_pri, whole genome shotgun sequence:
gagccatcacagctggtcaatttcatttttttccttaaccTTTTAAACTGTAGCTACTAGAACGTGTTAAATTACACACATGGCTCGCAATATATTCCTATCGGATAGTATTGGTCTGCAGTCTAAGGTAGCATTTCTAGAAGACACCGAAAGAACGGCAGAGGTACCTGTTCCAGAGGTCGTCATCTTCTCCACCCCAACCCCAGAAAGCATTAGGAAAGCCATTGATTTTCCGAAATTGTTCCACTGTTAAGCCACTCACTCCGCCAAAGAACTCGGTATAAGGAAGCCTAGGAGGAGATGTGGGACATCAATCATCTGTGTGTTACAGGGTAACTGTTTTCCCTAGAAGGTTCTCATTTGAGGACTAAAAACAGTGCTCTCTGTGCTCCTGACCTGAACCATATGAACTTGCTTCCTCATGCTGACATGTATCAAattagcaaaattaatttttgcaaactgatttttaatagctttagtgagatataattgacatacccatacacaattcacccatttagagTATATCATTCAATGGTTTTAGTTTATTCACTGAATTGTGCAACCATGACCACAATCTATATTAACATGTTTCATCACTGTCCCCTGCAAAGCTTTGCACCCATTAGCAATCACCCCCTACTCCTCCTATCCTCCTTAGCCCCTTATAACCATTtatctactttctgtcactatagatttgcttattctggacatttcagacACCTGGAATCATATGATACACAACCTTTGTGTCCGGCTTCTTTAACGTAATGTTTTCGAAGTTCATCCGTGTTTTGGCACGTATCAGTATTTCATTGCTTTCTCCTGCCAAACAGTGCTCCAATTGTATGGAtacacacattttgtttatccatccatcagttgatgggcatctaggttgcaGCTAATTAGATTTCCTTTTCACATCACTCACCATCCTTTCAGATTTAACCTCTTTAATTAAGAGGAAATGATACTCACAGATACATATACTTATCCAATTTGGTTGCAAAATGCCTCGGCATCTGTCCACATCCATAATAGTTGCGATCACTTTCCGGTATGTGATCTACATCATGAAAAATCAAACAGTCCCACTCCAAGTCCTTCATTGCTTCTTGAAAGCCAACGTTGAAAAGCATGGCTCGATTAAAGGGTTGGGTACCAACCTAAAAGaaacagaactttatttttaaaagaatcttgaAGGAAAATCTTTGCTGTCTTTCCTGTGCCTAAAGAAGAGTTTATTAGAACCAACTGGAAAAGATCACTGGGCTAGTGTAACCAGGTCCAACACCACAAATCAACTCACAGTGTGGCTCAGAAGTCACTGGACCTCTGgcatgggcacagtggctcacgcctgtaatcccagcactttggaaaaccaaggtgggcggatcaggagttcgagaccagcctggccaacatggtgaaaccccatctctactgaaaatacaaaaacattggctaggcgtagtggcgcatgcctgtaatcccagctacttgggaggctgaggtaggagaatagcttgaacctgggaggcggaggctgcagtgagccaagatcgcaccattgtactccagtttgggcgacagagcaagactccatctccaaaaaaaagaaaaagaaaaaaagaaaaagagaaagtcactGGACCTCTGGccccaatttctttaaaaatgtaagtggTAGCAAACCCAAGCTTCTCTCTCCCAAGGCTACTGAAGGCAGAAATGCAACCATGTAACAGCATTTAGAAGAGTGCCCCGCTCCACAAAGGGAAGAGACAACACTACCATTTCTACTCTTTACCACTTGCTCTTCAGCACATCAACCAATCTCTAACTGTTCATAAACCAAATCTAGTACAAAGAGTGGTTTttagttttgtcttgttttatttttaagatctaACTAAGACAACAGTCACTGAGCATGCCAGGGACTCAAGCCTATGGACAAAGAATTCAGTGGCTCATGAAGAAACCAGTTCAAATCAGTTAACAGCCTAATTAGTGTTACAGCTACATTGACTCCCCCTTGCCACTATCAAAATACCCAACTTAGGACCGGCAGATAGACCGTTAGCATTTCCCAGATGCCCGGCCTTGCTGAACAGTGGCACTCAGCTTTTTTCTCACTCCAGTATAAGGCAAGCTCCAGGGTGACCACTTAACGGCAACTCAGACTGTGAGACTCAAAAGTGTGCCCATAGGGAGAGGTGAGCATGCAACAGACCCTCAGGCTGACGATCAGTGTATTCAGGGAAATCTGTCAACCTTTTGTTTATCTATGGATATAGCAACTCTAGTTCAAGGATCACATACTTCAAAATGCCTACAGAAGCCAAGTCAGTAATGTAAACATATAAAGTAGGCCCGGCAAGAGAAAACCACAGTAGGACAGTCATGTTCCATCTaaaggcaaataaaatatatgcaggaccaaaaaaaaaaaaaagatttacagaCTGAATTTGCCATGCGGTCTTCTTCAGTTTGTGACCTCTATATCTGGTTCCCTAccaatatttttaagattaaaacaaaaccaaaccctcAGGCTTAGAGAAGTTTGCAAATGTCCCAGGCCACTTGGCTGATTAACAGCAGACATGACAAGCACTGAGGTCTATTGACTCCAAGGCCACATCCTCTGTGCTGTACCTTGCTGCAGCTCTTTATCTTAAGGGGAACTTCCTGGGTCTGGAGCCTGCAGGCACCAACAAAACCATAATACAAGAGGCCTTTGTTCATGAGCCAACAAAGCtctctcctggattcaagtgtgCCCAGTACTGGGCAACAGACATCTCAAACCAGGAGCACAGAATTGCTCTCTGCTCCCCCTTCAAACCTCAGGCAACTCGATCCTAAGATTTCAGTTTTACTGGCTCTTCACACCAACAGTGGATTAGCTTGCAGCAACCTAAACTGCTGTctcagaagagaaagaagaaaggaaaagaaaggactaCTCACTTGTTCAACCACATAAAATGCAAACTGCAGGCGCTGGCGCTGGAGCATGGGAAGCAGGTGTCTGAACAGGACTGGGAGGTGCTCGTGGCGGTTCCGGAAGGGGATAAGGATCGCCACCTGGAGTGGATTACAGCAAAAGAAGCACAGTTAGGACTCTCAGCTTTCACTCCTTAGCAGGACACCCCTGCTGAATTGCTGACCAACCCATGGGAGTTCTGGGAGGCTGGCTATCTTGTCCTCAGCTTTCTCTAAACAAAGATCTATGTTGGCAAGTTGGCCCTTGGACCTAGATGAATGTGATTCTTACATATACCATATCTTATAGTACATAGTAGGCCTACAATTTATGCTAGGCCATAACTCATAGGAAAACACACATTCTACACTGTGACAAAAATACATCTATAAACTTACAATTAAAACAAGCTTCACAAAACAGTATTTCCCCTTACAATGTGCAATGTACAAATGCTGGTTATtcaactgtttttatttcccagCGATGGGCTGGATACTGATGTGTTCCAGATCTGCTGCATCAGCAGCACTTAACGAGGCTGGCACAGAATACGCATTTTAATAGATACTTGCTGAAAGAATGGACTTCAGCTGGGGTCACAGCTTAACGAAAACTACTGATGTCTTCTGACTATGGTCAGGCAGAAAAAAACTAAATCTCAATGTCAAGCCAGGTAACTTTGCTTTTTAATCCACTAATCTTGTAGTAACCAATGGAGAACAGGAATGAAGCACTGACTCTGTAGATGACTTCTGCAAATGGGTCATTAGAGACCACCAACGCCCTCATCCCCTTGCTTTGTTAATATTCCTGGTGGGAAGACCAAAGGGTCTTGCTCGGTCATCAGAATAATGCAAATTTCtttatctacaaaaagagtcctTGTGGAAACCCATTCCTCTAAAATGTTTCTACATTTGCATGGGGTGGTAGgatgaaaatgacaaaatgtcATGGTTAGCTAATCCCATGGTGATTCGGACCAAAGGCAAACCCCAGGTGGGCTTCTCAGCATTTTGGCTGTGACTTCACACCCTACCTTCCACCGAGGCATGCAATCAGAAGGCTTCCAGTGACCTCCGAGCTTGATGGTTGGGTCTTTGGAGAAGAGTTCATGAATGTAATCCATTCCAATTTCACTCATGTTTATGTCTATTGGGCCCTCTGAACAGAGACGGGGAAAAGGGATTAAGAGGTCAGAAAATGACAGGTTTCCCTATGCCTGGGGTTTTAGTCTCTGGAGAGCGCAATGCTTTTTCAGCTGAATTTGTTTTTAGCAAGGATGGAAGTCCCTTCCTCTGCTTTCCATCTCACCGTATTTCAGTTCCTCACTATTTTCAAGGTGAAGAGGCAAATCAAGGAATTAAGACTTTAGAGTTCTGCTTCTGTCAGGggccaggaagaaatgaaaactttaagTAAAACAGTAgctgagcttttctttttttttttttttgagacagtctcgctctgtcgcccaggctggagtgcagtggtgtgatctcagctcactgcaacctctgcctctgggttcaagcaattctcctgcctcagcctcctgagtagctgcggttacaggcatatgccaccacacccagctaattttgtatttttagtagagacgaggtttcaccttgttggccaggctggtctcgaactcctgacctcaagggatccacccacctgggccacccaaaatgttaggattacagtcgtgggccactgtgcccagccttcttttttttttgttttgtttattaatatgttttaataaatagagacagggtctcactatgttgcccaggttggtcttgaactcctgagctccagtgattctcccaccttggcctcccaaagtgctgggattatagctatgagcccctgcacctggctgcAGCTGAGCTTTtctgagaagaaggagaaaagcagCTGAGCTTAGAGTCATGTCAGGTTTGTTCCTGATGCAAGTGCAGCCACACTACCTCTCTCAATCCATTCACCAGTGGGTCAGGACCCTGAGTGATTATGTCCTAACTCAGAATGCTGGTCATCTCTGACTTAAGTCAGGAAGTGGTACAGTAACAATCAATAAATGCTACTGAAAAAATGAACTGATAACATTAGTTTTAGGCCTGTCAACGCCTATTTCTGATACACAAATCTCAGCCTTCCCAAACTAAGCTTACATCTAGATGCAAACAAATGCAGGTTTTAAAGGGAAAACCTATATATGTGTGGTGAGACATGCAAATGAAACAGTAAGGCTTCCAACACAACTTACATACTTATAATTAATTATTCATATATGGATGAGAATATGTTCAAATACCATGCACAACTATTTCTAACATTTTCCCTATTTTCACTATGTTTGTGCATAAAAGTCAACTTTGCAAATGtaagattttccttttcttgatctcacttcttaaaaaaaaacaattttaaaaaaagaagtggggAACCATGTAAGAAGCCTAAAAGTATAGGAAAGGTATAAGAGTTTACTGTCCTTGTTTTAGCTTACACGAgattcaaaaaaaagaacaaaaagatctAAGAATTGTTTTAACTAGCACTTTGTTAAGAAAATAACTTccaggcaaggcatggtggctcatgcctgtagtcccagcttcccaggaggctgaggcaggaggattgcgtgagccctgaagttggagaccagcctgggcaacatagtgagacccccacctctaaGATCAAGCACTACCATCAGTGGGAGATTTATACTAAAAAGACAAAGCTGACTGCCTATACAGTGATGTGCTTTGACATTTTCACCAGTGACGGATGGCATATACGGTGGTTGCATAAGATCACAATGGAGTTGAAAAATTCCTACTGCCTAGTGATGACATAGCTGCCATAGCATTGTTGTGTTACTCAAGTGTTTctggtgatgctggtataaacaaatcTACTGCattgccagtcatataaaagtgtatcacaaggctgggagcagtggctcacacctgtaatcctagcactttgagaggctgaggtgggtggatcacctgaggtcaggagttcaagaccagcctggccaacatggtgaattcccatctctactaaaaatacaaaaattagccaggcgtggtggcaggtgcctataatcccagctactcgggaggctgaggcaggagaatcacttgaacctgggaggcagaggttgcagtgagcggagacagcaccactgcactccagcctgggcaacaagagcaaaactccctctcaaaaataaaaaagtatagcacatacaattatgtagaGTACATTATACtagataatgataataaactatgttactggtttatatatttattatactatatttttaaatcattattttacccttttgaaacagggtcttgctttgttgcccaggctggagtgtagtggcacgatcatggcacactgcagcctgttgcccaggcctaggtgggagggttgtttgaggccaggagttcaagaccagcctgggcaacatagtaacaccccatttcttaaaaaagtaataataataattttaaaattagccaggcattgacaacaggcacttgtagtcctagctcctcaggaggctgaggcaagagggttgcttgagcccaggagttcaaggctgcagtttttttaaaaactttttacaaGTTCACAAGTTTAGAAAGTAAAAAGGTATAATAGTAAGGTTCATCTACCATTAAAGACagacaaatattttctgaataaatttgGTGCAGCCAAAGTGTTCAGTGttcataaagtctacagtagtgcaGAGTCATGTCTCAGGCCTTCACGTTCACATTCACTCCAcgttcactcactcactgactcaccagaGCAACTTCCATTCCTGcaggctccattcatggtaagtgccctacacagctgtaccattttttatcttttatatctcattttttactgtaccttttctatgtttagatacacaaatacttaccattgagCTACAATTACTGTATAGTaccatgctgcacaggtttgcaGCCCAGAagcaataggccataccataCAGCCTAGGGGTGTAGCAGGCTACACCATCTAGATTTGTGGAATTTTACTCTAGGAGGTTCTCCCAACaataaaatcacctaatgatgtaCTTCTCAGAAAGTACCCTCGTTGTTAAGCTATGAATGACTGTATTCATACTTTCTCTAGGAAGTTCAAACAGAACCCAAGTTACAAAGGACAGGCAAGGGCAAAGGGAAGAGTGAAAAAGTAGGAAAGGTAGAAAATGGCACCCAAGAACACAGGCAACCTTGCAGCAGGCTTTGAAGAGGAGCCAGGAGCACAACTTTCACAAACCCTGTTTCCAATGGCAGGGAGGTATTTATATTCTCTCTGCAGGCAGACAAAGAGATCAAGAGTGCCCTCCCCTTTATCCATTTTAAAAGCAGAGGAAGACAGGCCGGAGCTGTACTCACTCATGGAAGGGAGTCTTTCAGGGCAGGTATGGTTTGCAAAGTAGGTGAAGTCTTCAGGAAGAAATGTTGTAGTTTGCAGGAAGGTTTCACTGTGGTTCAAGTCAAGAGGATAATCTAGGGAGGTAAAGGAAAAAAGTCGATCAGACTGGTATGTGTGATCAACCGTGCAATTATCAGATGCCTACCAAGTAAGTCTTTCTCTTAGCTATCATCTTGGTAGAAGGAGACAGGACTCTGGACTACCGCTTTGATGCAGCTAAAAATGTGAACCCATCAATAAAAATGTCAGCCAAATGGCAGATTTTAACCAGTGTTCCTATTCCTATTGATTTTATAGGTTTATATGCAGCACTCAGTTTACAGTCAACtgtaattaaatgtaattttaaaaacagcagtTGCCCTcctctcatttctgttttctaaagGAACCACTTGCCCTTCTTTTGGCCAAGTATTTCAGCATTTATATGCAGTATTCACCTCTGTCAGCCTCTACGGCTGGTCGTGATGTTTCTGTTTTCAGTCTTACCTACTGACCTCCCACTTATCCCCTTCCTTCTGCCACCCCTGCCACATGATCCCCTTCCATTCCCCAGTCTCCCATCGGTCACATATCATAGCTGTGGTTAGGACAATCTTCAGTCTTTGTATTACGATGCTGCTGTTAAGTACTAGTCATCGCTGAGAAATGTGGAAAGTTATgcatcttgtttttctgtttgctcAGTTTTATATGCAATGATTCTAATTCAACACCACACCTTTCACCAAGACATTTCCTCCTAAGACATACATTAGGTATTCTCTCAACTTCATCCTCCCAGAGGAGGTGTGGCAGCTTCTGGCCTTCTTCCATGCCAAATGTGCTTGGGGGGAGGTATTCTCTCGGTGATGATTCCTCCCTTCTGTACTCTGTGCTGCCTTTCTGGAGAATACAGAACAGGAGTTGGATGTGGGACCTCCTGGTCCTCTGTCTCATCTTTTCTATCCAGTTTTCCGTCTTGCCATTTATCTGCCCTACTTTCCGAGAGATTTCCTCAACTTTACTCAACCTTCCTTTAATCATCATCTCTGCTAtcatattttttaactttgaagAGCTCTTGTTTCCTGAATGTTCATTTCTTACTATATTCTTGTTTCATGTTTGcagtcatttttctcttattgGTATCTCCAGTGTCAATATCTTTGGGTCTTTTCTCCTGGTCTGACCAGATTCTCCAGAGAAATCCACTCGAATCTCCTGCCAGAATGGTAGAGTCCTGACTATAAACATCCTGAaactaagaaagaagagaaagaggctgGGGCATATGTAATCCCCATCTTTTCAAATACTGTGGTCATGCCAGGTATCCCCAGGTTGAGGAGCCTCTGTTTTGCCATCTCTGGGGTTATTAAGTCTCTAGCTCTTGCCAGGATGGGGAAATGGGTCTGGGTATCTGACTGCTTTTTAACAGCTTTCAATCTCCCTTTATTTTAGTTGCCACCTTTGCTCCTACTTCCCATATTGCTAGTTCCTGAGCTTCTGGGGGATCCTGGGGTGGTTGCTGGTTCTCCTGTTGCTGCTTTGAGCAGTCAGTTTTCTTGGGTTTGTTAAGTCTTTTATCAGTGGTTCTTCTGCTTTCTACCTACCAAGGTTTTTTGCTGTGGTCTCCTTTTGTGTTCTCATTCTCAAgggtttataatttaaaaaccctCACATATGTATGCCCCTTTAGAGTCACGTTAGTGGATATGAAGAGTGTGATGGCAGATGTCTTTTTCCTAGGGGACTGTACTTGTAGAGTAGGAGGAGGGTCTTCCAACCTCATTTTCTACAGATGAATAACTGTAACAACATACACAGAACTCCGACCAGGAGCCCTGGCTAATGCATGACAGAGCTCCAACTAAACTCTGAATGAGAGATCCTTCCagtatactgtattgtttttattttttccacagaATATTAAATCCTTTTGGATCCACGCTGAttctatgaaaattaaaacatccTGTTCAAATTCACTTTGTACCCTAGAATTCTAGAATCTTCAACtaagatatttttgaaaaagcACTATAAGCAGGTTTCCAAGAATCAAATGGCTAACACATTGAATCCTTTTATATATGCACACGGCTGCCTACTCTGCGCTGCCTACTCTGCAAGTACTCTGGGGCAAAATTCAACGAGAGGCAACTTGAAAATTTTAACAGTGTCTTAACAAGGGAAGGAACAGAATGCTTTCTGTCCTTTTCAGTAGTAGCTTTCCTGAAAAACAATAAGCCTGCATTTATAGAGAATAGTAGAGACTAATTTATATAAAGACATaaaccaggctgggtgtggtggctcatgcctataatcccagcactttgggagactgaggcaagaggattgcctgagcccaggaggccaagaccagcccaggaaacatgctgagaacctgtctctacaaataattttaaaaattagccaggcctggtggtgcgcgcctgtggtcccagctactcgggaggctgaggcaggaggatcacctgagcctgggaggtcgaggttccGGTGGgcaatgatcacaccactgtactccagcctgggtgacagagtgagatcctatcttaaaaaaaaaaaaaaagaaaacatgaaccaAGACAGAACCTTAaagataatatttacacagaaattctCTGAGCTCAGTTCATACATGCAAACCTGGCCTGGGTTGAATCTTCTTCTGAAGGTAGTAACTGCTTCAAAAATCTATGTGAAGAACCCCTCATCCTAATTATTACTCTGGATGAATCTAATAGATGAAATTATTctcctttagaaaaaaattaaaagacctcACAAGTACTAGAAAATGTGCCTGTGTTTGTGATACGCCCATGTGTGGCAAGAGACGCTGGCTGGAAACATGTATTGGCACAGTCAATACATTCACTAGAAGGCAATGAAATTCCCAAAAGTATTACACTAAGTATATTTTcgtaaacaaatcaacaaaaacaaagacaataatcATTCTGGTCAATGACTGACCCAAGCCCTAGAGCTAGAACCTAATcaggaaactagaatttaaaaaacaTGAGGCAAGAGACAAGATATCACTAACTCTAATGATTCTACTATTTGGAGTTTCTTTGAAGACAGATAAATTCCTTTCTACTTCCTTCAAACAATGATACAGTAAGCCTGGTAGCAACTagcatgaaacaaaaaaaaaagcatttatttttcttctgattacTAAATTAATAATATGTCACTGTTTTAAGAATCCTCAAATACACAACAACTCTATTGCAAAAATCTTCCAGAAACTTACTCTACATCTTGGGAGGGGTGGCTTAATTTCCTGAtttcttgtttaaaaatttttaaataaaactttaattaaaataaagtctacttggaaggccaaggtggggtgatcacttcaggtcaggagttcgagatcagcctggccaatatggtgaaaccccaactctgctaaaaaaaaaaaacacacacacacaaaaattagccgggcatggtggcaggtgcttgtaatcccagctactcaggaggctgaggaaggagaatcgcttgaacccaggaggcagaggttacagtgagctgagatcacacggttgcactccagcctgggcaacaacagcaaaactccatcataaacaaacaaacaaacaaagtctgCTTTTCAGTAGCAATAGAggccttttaaaatgaaagagacAGAGGAAATTAATTGCTCACGACCTGGTAAAACTACGTGCAGTTATCGTGAGGAGCCCTTGTTTTTCTCCCCTGCTAGCTGTCCAGCAACGGGTGGGGTTATACCTTATCCCCTTGGAGTTCCAAATATAACTTCTTACTCTTCTAAAGCATGTACctactgaatgaggaaaatgcTGAGAGAAAAACAAGCCTGTTGAATTTCTACAGCCAcggttttactttttaatttaaatctaaTCTATTTCAAAGCTGGACATGTTCTTGAAGGGCAAAGAAGGCAGCCGcttttacatttagaaaat
This window harbors:
- the B4GALT5 gene encoding beta-1,4-galactosyltransferase 5 codes for the protein MRARRGLLRLPRRSLLAALFFFSLSSSLLYFVYVAPGIVNTYLFMMQAQGILIRDNVRTIGAQVYEQVLRSAYAKRNSSVNDSDYPLDLNHSETFLQTTTFLPEDFTYFANHTCPERLPSMKGPIDINMSEIGMDYIHELFSKDPTIKLGGHWKPSDCMPRWKVAILIPFRNRHEHLPVLFRHLLPMLQRQRLQFAFYVVEQVGTQPFNRAMLFNVGFQEAMKDLEWDCLIFHDVDHIPESDRNYYGCGQMPRHFATKLDKYMYLLPYTEFFGGVSGLTVEQFRKINGFPNAFWGWGGEDDDLWNRVQNAGYSVSRPEGDTGKYKSIPHHHRGEVQFLGRYALLRKSKERQGLDGLNNLNYFANITYDALYKNITVNLTPELAQVNEY